CTCTTTTGGGTTTGATTTGATTTTGGGATTGGCTGCGAATTGTTTTAATCTGTTGAATTTGTTGAGATGTCAAATTCAATTCTTGAAGCCAACCCGATTGTGGGCGGCGCTTAGGTGGTAGATTTGTGGGAGTTTGCGCCAAGTTTTGAGGTAAAAAGGAACCACTAGCTTGGGCAAAAGCACTAGCACCACCCAGAGCCAGGATCGTCACTGCTATCAGAGACAAACGACGTAAAAACATTGAATTTATCTCCTAGAATTCAGTAGATTGCTCGGTACTATAATCTGTAAAATGCCATACATAACTTCCTGTATATTCGCTGACAGTGCCTTGCCAATTACTATCAATGAAAGCTTCCAAATTAGCTAGTTCAGCTGCACTGGGTTTAGCTGGGACTAAGACACGGTAGCTAATTA
The genomic region above belongs to Calothrix sp. NIES-2098 and contains:
- a CDS encoding putative Spy protein; the protein is MFLRRLSLIAVTILALGGASAFAQASGSFLPQNLAQTPTNLPPKRRPQSGWLQELNLTSQQIQQIKTIRSQSQNQIKPKREAVQQAQQELRDLLAGQASKEQVRTKYNQLKVLRQQLADAQFENTLAIREILSPEQRQKFADHLYKPKRNYPQRPIQ